One Candidatus Zymogenaceae bacterium genomic region harbors:
- a CDS encoding sigma-70 family RNA polymerase sigma factor translates to MPLHDGNGYDESALIARAADGDHDAFTIIMKQYKDRVFNTALRLLGNYAIAEELTQDVFITVFRKLHTFKGEAKFSTWLYRITVNHSKNRIGYLARRAHYRRDELMEYTQGDESISLIPRTERPDDRVGDREMMAHLMDRLDALKKKDREIIILKDFEELTYEEIASVLNIELGTVKSRLSRARRQLKEAMKDILEGDSE, encoded by the coding sequence ATGCCGCTCCATGACGGGAACGGATATGATGAATCGGCGCTGATCGCCCGGGCCGCCGACGGCGATCACGACGCCTTTACCATCATCATGAAGCAATACAAGGACAGGGTATTCAACACGGCGCTCCGCCTTTTGGGGAACTATGCCATCGCGGAGGAATTGACCCAGGATGTCTTCATCACCGTGTTCAGAAAGCTCCACACCTTCAAGGGGGAGGCGAAGTTTTCCACATGGCTGTATCGCATCACCGTCAATCATTCGAAAAACCGCATCGGATATCTCGCCCGGAGGGCGCATTATCGGCGGGATGAGCTGATGGAATATACCCAGGGAGACGAGTCCATCAGCCTGATCCCCCGAACCGAGCGGCCCGACGACCGTGTCGGCGATCGTGAGATGATGGCGCACCTCATGGATCGATTGGATGCCCTGAAAAAGAAGGATCGGGAAATCATTATTCTCAAGGACTTCGAGGAGCTTACATACGAGGAGATCGCCTCGGTCTTGAACATTGAGCTGGGCACGGTGAAGTCCCGCCTCTCCCGGGCGCGGCGGCAGTTGAAAGAGGCGATGAAGGATATACTGGAAGGTGATTCTGAATAA
- a CDS encoding AMIN domain-containing protein has product MNRCFTWAMVIILFIAPTAFAGSAADDLVSAEAEYQALLKSEKRSSTKSLWTQVIASFEEVVDDHPDSPEAPLAIFRQGELYMEMFTYSITLGELLKAEKAFRRVIADYPDHELADESRTKLLEIDDLRTNNCLVRVTPETNLAGLLIPEETETTEVEETKEPSKKESRREKRKNRKTEEPADTDIPNPNDENTPVDPIETIIAEETIVPETIVPEETEPAPTETETVTEAPSSPEPVIAAETSIPTNDAEESFGIGSLESEGSPPEEENPEPLLLPVSALSEVEDIGSTHDNDERVYDAASPVYTDGLPQPTTVPPVPEDSRPESPSSPVDSLYSKYQEDNGGTRMLTPAAPLASTTVVTGIRYFTDTDHTRIVLDTDNAAAFFDSRLPENSDRGLPPRIYIDVFGAELSLDRTGPIDIDDGFVHAIRWSQYNSETVRVVMDLETPRDYRIFTLSDPHRVVVDIMH; this is encoded by the coding sequence ATGAACAGATGCTTCACATGGGCGATGGTGATTATACTGTTCATCGCCCCGACGGCGTTTGCCGGTTCAGCCGCCGACGACCTGGTCTCGGCCGAGGCGGAATACCAGGCACTGCTGAAATCCGAAAAGCGCTCATCCACGAAATCCCTGTGGACCCAGGTCATTGCATCTTTCGAGGAAGTCGTGGATGATCATCCGGACTCTCCAGAGGCGCCGCTTGCGATTTTTCGCCAGGGCGAGCTGTACATGGAGATGTTTACCTACTCCATCACCCTGGGAGAGCTGCTGAAAGCGGAAAAGGCCTTTCGGCGGGTCATTGCGGATTATCCCGATCATGAGCTTGCGGATGAATCCCGAACAAAACTTTTAGAGATAGACGATCTTCGCACGAATAACTGTCTTGTTCGGGTGACCCCCGAGACGAACCTGGCGGGGCTGTTGATTCCGGAGGAAACCGAAACCACGGAAGTCGAAGAGACAAAGGAGCCGTCCAAAAAGGAATCCAGAAGAGAGAAAAGGAAGAACAGGAAGACCGAGGAACCGGCGGACACTGATATCCCGAATCCGAACGATGAAAACACGCCCGTCGATCCGATAGAGACCATCATCGCCGAGGAGACGATCGTTCCCGAAACCATCGTTCCCGAAGAAACCGAGCCGGCACCGACGGAAACCGAAACGGTCACGGAAGCACCGTCCTCCCCTGAACCGGTCATCGCCGCCGAAACGTCGATACCGACGAACGATGCCGAGGAATCCTTCGGCATCGGATCTCTGGAATCGGAAGGCTCGCCCCCGGAAGAGGAAAACCCTGAGCCGCTCCTTTTGCCCGTGTCCGCCCTGTCGGAAGTGGAGGATATCGGCTCCACACACGATAACGACGAACGGGTGTATGACGCCGCGTCACCGGTGTATACCGACGGGCTTCCCCAACCGACAACCGTACCTCCGGTGCCCGAAGATTCCCGTCCGGAGAGTCCGTCGAGCCCGGTGGATTCGTTATATTCAAAATATCAGGAAGACAATGGAGGAACCCGCATGTTGACACCCGCAGCACCCTTGGCGTCGACGACCGTGGTCACCGGCATCCGGTATTTCACCGACACCGACCACACCCGCATCGTTCTGGATACCGACAATGCCGCCGCTTTTTTTGATTCCAGGCTGCCCGAAAACAGCGACCGGGGCCTGCCGCCCCGGATATACATCGACGTCTTCGGTGCGGAACTGTCCCTCGATCGCACCGGCCCCATCGATATCGACGATGGGTTTGTTCACGCCATACGCTGGTCCCAGTACAACTCCGAAACGGTCCGGGTCGTGATGGACCTCGAAACTCCCCGGGATTACCGCATCTTCACCCTGTCGGACCCGCACAGGGTGGTCGTCGACATCATGCACTGA
- a CDS encoding DUF47 family protein has product MGFFKKKPDFFLLLLDQAEKAKKGLEALREFAEHPCEGCANRVKQLEREGDEIRRILIEELNHTFATPIDREDIFQLSRALDDVLDYANSTVIELDIYHVEADDHIKLMISIMIKAAEELVLSIKHLQNYPKIANDHAVKAKKNENYMENAYRQALSDLFKGEDPVYMLKMREIFRHLSNCADRGDEAANIILSIVMKTT; this is encoded by the coding sequence ATGGGCTTTTTTAAGAAGAAACCGGACTTTTTTTTGTTGCTCCTCGATCAGGCGGAGAAGGCCAAGAAGGGGCTGGAGGCGCTGAGGGAGTTTGCGGAACACCCGTGCGAGGGGTGCGCCAATCGGGTCAAGCAGTTGGAGAGGGAGGGGGATGAAATCAGGCGGATCCTCATCGAGGAGCTGAACCACACCTTCGCCACGCCCATCGACCGGGAGGACATTTTCCAGCTTTCCCGCGCCCTGGATGACGTGCTCGACTATGCGAACTCCACCGTCATCGAGCTGGATATCTATCATGTCGAGGCCGATGACCACATCAAGCTGATGATCAGTATCATGATCAAGGCCGCCGAGGAGCTGGTTCTCTCCATCAAGCACCTGCAGAACTACCCGAAGATCGCCAACGACCACGCCGTGAAGGCCAAAAAGAACGAAAACTACATGGAGAATGCGTATCGGCAGGCCCTGTCGGACCTCTTCAAGGGGGAGGACCCGGTTTACATGCTCAAGATGCGGGAGATTTTTCGTCACCTCTCAAACTGTGCGGACCGGGGCGACGAGGCGGCGAACATTATCCTGAGCATTGTCATGAAGACGACCTAG
- a CDS encoding QueT transporter family protein translates to MKEIFTQWKYTKMVVLTALTAAIYVAVMIPFKIATIIPGFTEIRPGVVVPVVFGMFFGPAGAWGAAIGNLIGDIFGGMLTIISPYGFVGNFLLGFMGYKLMEKWGWLKGGEGSYGVIGDDGAFKKVLQFLLIVVLSSSACSLVISWGMDIHKVFPFAVFASIVFFNNILMPAILGVVLIGLLARRLNRWDLVWVDIMDEKDRSVSRFPKLGGALMWIGAVGGLVLCFIVSVGIYNADFLVTENLVPGQMEGLGGTGVPIIGLIALVIILIGAML, encoded by the coding sequence ATGAAAGAGATCTTTACCCAGTGGAAGTACACAAAGATGGTGGTGCTGACGGCGTTGACGGCGGCCATTTATGTTGCGGTGATGATTCCGTTCAAGATCGCCACCATCATTCCCGGTTTCACGGAGATCAGGCCGGGCGTCGTGGTGCCGGTGGTATTCGGGATGTTCTTCGGTCCCGCGGGGGCATGGGGCGCCGCCATCGGCAACCTCATCGGTGACATATTCGGCGGCATGCTCACGATCATTTCTCCCTATGGATTTGTGGGGAATTTTCTGCTCGGGTTTATGGGCTACAAGCTCATGGAGAAGTGGGGGTGGCTTAAGGGAGGTGAGGGCTCCTACGGCGTCATCGGCGATGACGGCGCATTCAAGAAGGTCCTCCAGTTTCTTCTGATCGTCGTTCTCTCCAGCTCCGCGTGTTCTCTGGTGATTTCCTGGGGGATGGATATTCATAAGGTCTTTCCCTTTGCGGTGTTCGCCTCCATCGTCTTTTTCAATAATATCCTGATGCCGGCGATCCTGGGCGTCGTATTGATCGGTCTGCTTGCCCGGCGCCTGAACCGCTGGGACCTGGTATGGGTGGACATCATGGATGAGAAGGACCGGTCCGTATCCCGGTTCCCCAAACTGGGGGGGGCGCTGATGTGGATCGGCGCCGTCGGCGGCCTGGTGCTCTGTTTCATCGTTTCGGTGGGCATCTATAACGCCGATTTCCTGGTGACGGAAAACCTCGTGCCGGGACAGATGGAGGGACTCGGAGGGACGGGTGTGCCGATCATCGGACTGATCGCCCTGGTGATTATTCTTATCGGCGCGATGTTGTAG
- a CDS encoding energy-coupling factor ABC transporter ATP-binding protein, with the protein MNGSPAVKTRSLGFRYRRAEKEALSDINLEVETGQLVGVVGRSGAGKSTLMAAVGSFIPHLIRGGMEGSVEIFGSRTDVRPPGEFAGILGMVFQDFETQIFSSRVDIEAAFGPENLGLSRQEIVRRVKDSLAFTGLESKANRVPATLSGGEKQRLAVASVLSMEPRLFIFDEPTTDLDPQGADEMLELVRRLGDERGSTAIMATHDTDRLVGADRVVVLENGRVAAVGSPGDILTDQSLIDAHRLRPLPHLACLAPLLSGPVPLVEAEAIDLARERGLCFVPERISDIEQKDTEKASRTGPPIIEFSDVSFGYQGAPQRLFEKLSCDIHPGECVAVIGSNGGGKTTLACHMNGLIVPDSGEVRVDGTSLTRRTPRELSELVGFVHQNPDRMIFSETVYDEAAFGLKIRGMEEKEIRRRVEEVLDVVGLGDRIEEDPFMLTKGERQRLAVASILSVGPRILILDEPTTGLDYGEINDMMEVVTALNRSGHTIVIITHNMDVVARYAKRVLLFSEGRIMADGTPRDVFCQDELLCRAGIVPPREIELGRVFGFPTLTAEEFLFLTGASGEAANV; encoded by the coding sequence GTGAACGGATCACCCGCAGTCAAAACACGGAGTCTCGGATTTCGCTACCGCCGGGCCGAAAAAGAGGCGCTTTCTGATATCAACCTGGAGGTGGAGACGGGCCAACTTGTGGGGGTGGTGGGGCGAAGCGGCGCGGGAAAGTCGACCCTCATGGCGGCGGTCGGCTCGTTCATCCCGCATCTGATACGGGGTGGGATGGAAGGCTCAGTCGAGATCTTCGGCTCGAGGACGGATGTGCGCCCTCCGGGAGAATTCGCCGGGATTCTCGGGATGGTGTTTCAGGATTTTGAGACGCAGATATTTTCATCCCGGGTCGATATAGAGGCGGCGTTCGGGCCGGAAAACCTCGGGCTCTCCCGTCAGGAGATCGTAAGACGGGTGAAAGACTCCCTGGCCTTCACCGGACTGGAATCGAAGGCGAATCGCGTGCCCGCGACCCTCTCCGGTGGAGAGAAACAGCGACTGGCGGTGGCGTCGGTGCTCTCCATGGAGCCCCGGCTTTTTATCTTCGACGAGCCGACCACCGACCTCGATCCCCAGGGGGCGGACGAGATGCTGGAGCTGGTGAGGCGACTGGGGGATGAGCGGGGGAGCACGGCGATTATGGCTACCCACGACACCGACCGATTGGTCGGTGCGGACCGGGTGGTGGTGCTGGAGAACGGTCGGGTGGCGGCGGTCGGGTCTCCCGGAGATATCCTGACGGACCAATCCCTCATCGACGCCCACCGGCTCAGGCCGCTTCCCCACCTCGCCTGCCTTGCCCCGCTCCTGTCGGGTCCGGTCCCTCTGGTCGAAGCGGAAGCGATCGATCTTGCCCGGGAGAGGGGCTTGTGCTTTGTGCCGGAGCGTATATCCGACATCGAACAAAAAGACACCGAGAAAGCTTCCCGAACGGGGCCTCCCATCATAGAGTTTTCCGATGTGTCGTTCGGGTATCAGGGGGCCCCACAACGCCTCTTTGAAAAGCTTTCCTGTGATATTCATCCGGGAGAGTGCGTCGCCGTCATCGGCTCCAACGGCGGCGGCAAGACGACGCTGGCATGTCATATGAACGGCTTGATCGTTCCGGATTCGGGGGAGGTAAGGGTTGACGGGACGAGTCTCACGAGGCGGACTCCCCGGGAACTGTCCGAGCTTGTGGGATTTGTTCACCAAAATCCCGATCGCATGATATTCTCCGAGACGGTGTATGACGAGGCGGCGTTCGGATTGAAGATCCGGGGAATGGAGGAGAAGGAGATACGCCGTCGGGTCGAGGAGGTCCTCGACGTGGTGGGCCTGGGGGACCGCATCGAGGAGGATCCGTTTATGCTGACAAAAGGAGAGCGCCAGCGGCTGGCGGTGGCATCGATCCTGTCGGTGGGCCCACGCATTCTGATACTCGACGAGCCGACCACCGGCCTCGACTACGGTGAGATCAACGACATGATGGAGGTGGTCACGGCGCTCAATAGATCGGGACACACAATCGTCATTATCACCCATAATATGGACGTCGTGGCGCGATATGCGAAACGGGTGCTGCTGTTTTCCGAGGGGCGCATTATGGCCGACGGCACCCCTCGGGATGTGTTCTGTCAAGACGAGCTGCTCTGCCGTGCGGGTATCGTCCCGCCCCGGGAAATCGAGCTGGGTCGTGTCTTCGGATTTCCGACACTCACCGCCGAGGAGTTTCTCTTTCTCACAGGCGCGTCGGGGGAGGCGGCGAATGTCTGA
- a CDS encoding NUDIX domain-containing protein codes for MSPKPPVTPKPAATVVLVREGEEGREVFLTRRPETMSFLGGFVVFPGGRVDVVDHTDMVFERITGLEDIPPLPLSDYGDVPIDPRSFYPAAIRELFEEAGVLLLEDSGGNPVSPEVAERFRSLLPVSSKRFYELVAEHNLYLPAHRFEFVQLFVTPEFSPQRFYTVFLKTMLPEGQRAGIENREVTESFWISPDDALDEKSRGVFKMILPTVMALEAVGDGAAL; via the coding sequence ATGTCACCCAAACCTCCCGTAACTCCGAAGCCCGCCGCCACAGTGGTGCTGGTGCGGGAGGGGGAGGAGGGCCGAGAGGTCTTTCTAACCCGGCGGCCCGAGACAATGAGCTTTCTGGGCGGATTTGTGGTCTTCCCCGGCGGGCGGGTGGATGTCGTCGACCATACGGATATGGTCTTCGAGCGTATCACGGGTCTTGAGGATATCCCGCCCCTGCCGTTATCCGACTACGGCGACGTCCCCATCGATCCCCGTTCCTTTTACCCTGCGGCGATCAGGGAGCTGTTCGAGGAGGCGGGGGTGCTGCTTTTGGAGGATTCCGGCGGCAATCCGGTCTCCCCGGAGGTGGCGGAGCGCTTCCGGAGCCTCCTCCCGGTCTCATCCAAGCGATTCTACGAGCTGGTAGCGGAGCACAACCTCTACCTTCCGGCCCATAGGTTTGAGTTCGTCCAGCTCTTCGTTACCCCGGAGTTCTCACCCCAGCGGTTCTATACCGTCTTTTTAAAGACGATGCTCCCCGAGGGGCAGCGGGCGGGCATCGAAAACAGAGAGGTGACCGAGTCATTCTGGATATCCCCCGACGACGCCCTCGATGAGAAGAGCCGGGGCGTATTCAAGATGATCCTTCCAACCGTCATGGCCCTGGAGGCGGTGGGGGACGGCGCGGCTTTGTAG
- a CDS encoding inorganic phosphate transporter produces the protein MLAVVVTALVFEFTCGFNDSGGIVATMVYTGAMGVRTALILAAFFEFIGAVFLGTAVAATFTTGIVRAGDIDVLVVFSALLGALVWNITAALRGIPSSSTHALIGGILGAVLISAGYDAIRWFKIAQVLLVLIMSPIIGLLGGFLLTRLSYLLFGRVSPMRVRKLFLRTQVFSSAALALSHGTNDAQKTMGIITLTLVILYPLSPEVVGLFYRGGGEFYVPLWVKVSCAGAIALGVLIGGSRIMKTLGGSIYKVRAVHGFSAQASSASVIYASALLGFPVSTTQVISSSIVGAGTAQRVSAVRWNVVWNIIATWLITIPATTAIGGVIYFLLHYTFVTRYGLF, from the coding sequence GTGCTGGCCGTTGTCGTCACAGCCCTGGTCTTTGAGTTCACCTGCGGTTTTAACGATTCAGGCGGGATTGTGGCCACGATGGTATATACCGGGGCCATGGGAGTCAGGACGGCGCTGATTCTGGCCGCCTTTTTCGAATTCATCGGTGCGGTGTTTTTGGGAACCGCCGTGGCCGCGACGTTCACTACCGGCATCGTCAGGGCCGGCGATATCGATGTGCTGGTGGTGTTTTCGGCCCTTCTCGGGGCGTTGGTGTGGAATATAACCGCGGCTCTCCGGGGAATTCCCTCCAGCTCCACACATGCACTGATCGGCGGAATACTGGGGGCGGTGCTGATATCCGCCGGATACGACGCGATCCGCTGGTTCAAGATAGCCCAGGTGTTGCTGGTGCTGATCATGTCTCCGATTATCGGGCTTTTGGGAGGGTTTTTGCTGACCCGGCTTTCGTATTTGCTGTTCGGCCGGGTTTCACCGATGAGGGTGAGGAAGCTGTTTCTGCGTACGCAGGTTTTCAGCTCCGCCGCGCTGGCGCTGAGCCACGGCACAAACGACGCCCAGAAGACAATGGGAATTATCACCCTGACCCTTGTGATTCTCTATCCCTTGTCTCCGGAGGTGGTGGGACTGTTCTACAGGGGGGGCGGCGAGTTCTATGTGCCGCTGTGGGTCAAGGTGAGCTGCGCCGGGGCCATCGCCCTGGGGGTGCTGATCGGCGGGTCGCGCATCATGAAAACCCTGGGGGGGAGCATCTATAAGGTGCGCGCGGTACACGGATTCTCGGCCCAGGCATCGTCGGCGTCGGTCATATACGCCTCGGCGCTGCTCGGATTCCCGGTGAGCACCACCCAGGTGATATCATCCTCCATCGTGGGAGCGGGCACCGCCCAGAGGGTGAGCGCCGTTCGGTGGAACGTCGTATGGAACATTATCGCCACCTGGTTGATTACGATTCCCGCCACGACGGCGATAGGCGGTGTGATATATTTTTTACTTCATTATACTTTTGTGACACGATATGGGCTTTTTTGA
- the rimI gene encoding ribosomal protein S18-alanine N-acetyltransferase, with translation MSIKRKEEVGAPPRSVGRAVLRPMSVTDLQQVIRIEHTSFPTPWTLELFVRELSLKFSHNFVLDLLGMVIGYINFWIVAGEMHIMSIAVHEEYRGKKVGTMLLERSLAYAQRHGAEYVHLEVRKNNDAGIALYHGMGFEVVGVRKGYYTDTGEDALIMARHL, from the coding sequence ATGTCCATAAAGAGAAAAGAGGAGGTCGGTGCCCCCCCCCGAAGCGTCGGGCGTGCGGTATTGAGGCCCATGTCGGTCACGGACCTCCAGCAGGTCATCCGTATCGAGCACACATCGTTTCCGACCCCATGGACCCTGGAGCTGTTTGTACGGGAGCTGTCCTTGAAATTTTCCCACAACTTCGTCCTCGATCTTTTGGGGATGGTGATCGGCTACATCAACTTCTGGATTGTGGCGGGAGAGATGCATATCATGAGCATCGCCGTTCACGAGGAATACCGGGGGAAGAAGGTGGGGACGATGCTCCTGGAGCGGTCGCTGGCGTACGCCCAAAGGCACGGGGCGGAATATGTGCACCTTGAGGTGAGGAAGAACAACGACGCCGGCATCGCCCTGTATCACGGTATGGGGTTTGAGGTCGTGGGGGTGAGGAAGGGGTATTATACCGATACCGGTGAAGACGCCCTGATCATGGCACGGCACCTGTAA
- a CDS encoding universal stress protein: MDIKRILVPIDIAYSSELLAEYARTVAEKFGAELIVMYVARDVEDLGSLQIPHISIEKIEEEVINAAHKKLTSFCETYFAGNVKYEVVIRTGNAYREISAIIPELNIDLVIMGAHSTEGIDRFFFGSTAERVLRGAICPVLTVKLI; this comes from the coding sequence ATGGATATTAAAAGAATTCTCGTACCGATTGACATCGCCTATTCTTCAGAATTGCTTGCGGAGTACGCTCGAACGGTCGCGGAAAAATTCGGGGCGGAGCTTATCGTGATGTATGTGGCCCGGGATGTTGAGGATCTCGGGAGCCTTCAGATACCTCATATATCCATAGAGAAAATCGAAGAGGAAGTCATCAATGCCGCTCACAAGAAGCTCACTTCTTTTTGCGAAACATATTTCGCCGGGAACGTAAAATATGAGGTTGTAATACGCACAGGAAACGCCTATCGGGAAATCAGCGCCATCATTCCCGAACTGAACATAGATCTTGTGATTATGGGGGCCCACAGCACGGAAGGCATTGACCGTTTTTTCTTCGGCAGCACGGCGGAGCGGGTTCTCCGGGGTGCGATTTGTCCGGTTTTGACCGTAAAGCTCATCTGA
- a CDS encoding cobalamin-dependent protein (Presence of a B(12) (cobalamin)-binding domain implies dependence on cobalamin itself, in one of its several forms, or in some unusual lineages, dependence on a cobalamin-like analog.) produces MSETLLKVKEAIVELDLDTIQDAVKACLDAGVAPWEIIKEGMGDGMVVVGERFESGEYFLADLILAGEIMKDGMQILEEKMDASTMGKKGTVVLATVKGDIHDIGKNIVGVMLSAADFKVIDLGVDVTETDIVNAVKENQATAVGLSVLLTTMIGSIRDVVDALSEAGLRDKVKIAIGGACTSQKLADEMKVDAFGEDAVKAVKIFENLVAA; encoded by the coding sequence ATGAGCGAGACTCTGCTGAAAGTGAAAGAAGCCATTGTTGAACTCGACCTGGATACGATTCAGGATGCGGTGAAGGCCTGCCTGGATGCGGGAGTTGCTCCCTGGGAAATCATCAAGGAGGGTATGGGTGACGGGATGGTGGTTGTGGGCGAGCGTTTTGAAAGCGGCGAGTATTTTCTCGCGGACCTGATTCTCGCCGGAGAGATAATGAAGGACGGCATGCAGATACTCGAGGAAAAGATGGACGCGTCGACGATGGGCAAGAAGGGCACGGTCGTTCTGGCCACGGTCAAGGGAGACATACACGATATCGGCAAGAACATCGTCGGTGTGATGCTCTCAGCGGCGGATTTCAAGGTGATCGATCTGGGTGTCGACGTTACCGAGACGGACATCGTAAACGCGGTCAAGGAAAACCAGGCCACGGCCGTGGGCCTGTCTGTGCTTTTGACCACCATGATCGGCAGCATCAGGGATGTGGTGGATGCGCTGTCCGAGGCGGGACTGCGGGACAAGGTCAAAATCGCCATCGGAGGCGCATGTACGTCTCAAAAACTGGCAGATGAGATGAAGGTGGACGCCTTCGGTGAGGACGCCGTGAAGGCGGTGAAGATTTTCGAGAATCTGGTGGCGGCCTGA
- a CDS encoding energy-coupling factor transporter transmembrane protein EcfT: MSEIARTRSGNGLDPRTNLAVLVGSFAVLVMLWDIWWLAVAAVCVLLFGLVSGVTSVILRFWLIPLVVAMFSMVIWSIFLVGDTVLLGIFSMEGMLYGVANAIKLDTMIFAGLFYVALVTPDELTVSLRRLGVPYRLGFSLSYAMRLFPFIMEEARQIARIQKSRGLDLGAGTFRERAGKYIPLLTPIFLTTIRNTNNVSMALESRGFSAKKKGDAYLELKMAPRDWLVLLAVVILTACAVYLHVTGGSSFDGIVVPRWGG; the protein is encoded by the coding sequence ATGTCTGAAATCGCCCGTACCCGGAGCGGGAACGGTCTGGACCCGAGGACGAACCTGGCGGTTCTGGTGGGGTCCTTTGCCGTCCTGGTGATGCTTTGGGATATATGGTGGCTGGCGGTAGCCGCAGTCTGTGTGCTCCTTTTCGGCCTCGTCTCCGGGGTGACATCGGTCATTCTCAGGTTCTGGCTCATTCCCCTCGTCGTCGCGATGTTCTCGATGGTGATCTGGTCTATTTTTCTGGTGGGGGATACGGTCTTGCTTGGGATTTTCAGCATGGAGGGGATGCTCTACGGCGTGGCCAACGCCATAAAGCTCGACACTATGATTTTTGCGGGACTTTTTTATGTGGCGCTGGTGACACCGGACGAGCTGACGGTCAGCCTCCGGCGGCTGGGCGTCCCGTATCGTCTCGGCTTTTCGCTGTCGTACGCCATGCGCCTGTTCCCATTCATCATGGAGGAGGCCCGCCAGATCGCCCGGATTCAGAAGAGTCGGGGACTGGACCTCGGAGCCGGAACGTTTCGGGAGCGGGCGGGGAAATATATCCCGCTGCTTACGCCTATATTCCTGACAACCATCAGAAACACCAACAACGTATCCATGGCGTTAGAGTCCCGGGGATTCAGCGCCAAAAAGAAAGGCGACGCCTACCTTGAGTTGAAGATGGCCCCCCGCGACTGGCTTGTGCTCCTGGCGGTCGTCATCCTTACGGCATGCGCCGTGTATCTTCACGTGACGGGCGGGTCGTCCTTCGACGGGATCGTCGTCCCCAGGTGGGGGGGGTAG
- a CDS encoding dihydropteroate synthase — MLIVAERINATRKRIREALENKDAALIAEEAKNQLEAGAGIIDVNAGAHPDREVEDMTWMLDVVQDAVDAPIALDSSSSEVILKNIDKVKQTPMINSVTLETKKFEEMKAVIEAREADIVALCMDDKGLPKNTDEAYDNAERMLAALEKLGVKRERIYFDPLIQAVSAEQDKGIIALETIRRIHANLEGVNTICGLSNISFGLPERFLVNRTFMALAIGAGLTAAIVDPLDDKLMTAVIVSEMLVGKDDYCKNYMTAYRKKRIVP; from the coding sequence ATGTTGATTGTAGCGGAACGCATCAACGCCACCAGAAAGCGCATCCGGGAGGCCCTGGAAAACAAGGACGCCGCCCTGATCGCCGAGGAGGCGAAAAACCAGCTCGAGGCCGGGGCGGGCATTATCGACGTGAACGCCGGCGCCCACCCGGACCGGGAGGTGGAGGACATGACGTGGATGCTGGATGTGGTGCAGGACGCCGTGGACGCCCCCATCGCCCTGGACAGCTCCAGCAGTGAGGTCATCCTCAAGAATATCGACAAAGTCAAACAAACCCCGATGATCAACTCGGTGACGTTGGAGACCAAGAAATTCGAGGAGATGAAGGCGGTTATCGAGGCACGGGAGGCGGACATCGTGGCCCTGTGCATGGACGATAAGGGCCTCCCGAAAAACACCGATGAGGCCTACGACAACGCCGAGCGGATGCTTGCAGCCCTGGAAAAGCTGGGGGTGAAACGGGAGCGGATATACTTCGACCCCCTCATCCAGGCGGTCAGCGCCGAGCAGGACAAGGGAATCATCGCCCTGGAAACCATTCGGCGCATCCATGCAAATCTCGAGGGCGTCAATACCATATGCGGCCTCTCCAACATCTCCTTCGGCCTGCCCGAGCGGTTCCTGGTCAACCGGACCTTCATGGCGCTTGCCATCGGCGCCGGCCTGACCGCCGCCATCGTGGACCCGCTGGACGATAAGCTGATGACCGCCGTGATCGTCTCTGAGATGCTCGTGGGAAAGGACGACTACTGCAAAAACTATATGACCGCCTACCGGAAAAAGCGCATCGTTCCCTGA